AAGCCAACTCTTATTCTGAGTGGCTTTGTAAACAAATCAAACAGGTAAGATAAGCCTTAACGCTCGGCTATTCACTCACCCAAAACAAGGCCTCTTCCTGCTCGTTTAGTCTATTTGACGGTAAACGCTCACCTTGTTTTAAACGCACTTGGTCGTCGCTCAGGTTGCAATGCCATACCGCATCCACTGGGCATTCGTCGTTAGGGAGTGCGATATGATGTGTAGCAGTGGACAGCGGAAAAAGTTGGTCGTACCCCTGAGCACGGGCATGGGCAACAAGGTCTTTAGGGTAATACAGCATATGGGAATAGCTACTGTCGTCTAGATCATACAGCAAGGTCACCAAGGCAGTTTCCAGCGCCCAATAGCCAATAAAAATGGATTTTTGATGGGTGTTGTACCAGTAGCAGTCTTTCATGCCCTTGTACCAATTCCGTAAATATTGCGTCAGGCTCTCTTGTCGTTCTGCTTTCGTCGGGCTAATACCATCCCCTTTAATAGCATCGTATAAAGACTGGTATGGTTTGGGAAAAGCCAGATGATCCAAACGCGGCAAACCAATATAACCCAAGCGCGCCAGTAGCATACTCAACAAAGGATCATCATTCCCATCAGGATTCTTTCCGAACATGCGCACTATGGTGTGCAAGGCCTCTGGTTTCCCCGACAAGACCGCAAAACTCATGGAACGCAGTAAGAAGTGAAAAGCGTCCGGCTCCCAGTAAAAAAAAGCTTTGTGTGGAAATTGATTTTTATGGCGCTCTAATTCCGCCAGCGCCTCATGCATAAGGGTTTCGCAAAACGCCAAGTCGTTGCCAACCGAGTATTCCAAGGTAGCGTATTCGAATTTATGGCGAGCAAGACTCCAACTAACGCGAGAACGATGGCTTTGCTCATTATCTAAGTTATTCATAATAGAATAGGAATTAGATCTATCTTTTTGAAAAAAGTTATTTTTTTTCTGGTATACCTCAAATTTCAACAAGGGCTCGCGCCTATTTTGTTTAAATGTTGCTTCATCGACTATCATAAAATCACCTCGGCGATACTGTTTGCCTTTTCATCTAATTTGGTGATGTTCACCACCTCACCAGAACTGTCTACTATCATCAACCATCGCTCATAAGCAGAATCTGAAACATTTAGTGCGAGATCATCATCATCCAATGCATCCTCCAATCGAGCTTCAATCCAGTCATCACACATTTGTTTACCGTCTTTGGTATTCCCCAATACCGTATCTTTGGCGACCCCATCACTGTCTATGTATTTGCCAGATGCGGTTCGGTATTTGGTTTCGGTATATTGGTGGTGTTTTTATAAGCTTCAATCGTCACCAAGAAGACAACAAAAAAGCCAACTCTTATTCTGAGTGGCTTTGTAAACAAATCAAACAGGTAAGATAAGCCTTAACGCTCGGCTATTCACTCACCCAAAACAAGGCCTCTTCCTGCTCGTTTAGTCTGTTTGACGGTAAACGCTCACCTTGTTTTAAACGCACTTGGTCGTCGCTCAGGTTGCAATGCCATACCGCATCCACTGGGCATTCGTCGTTAGGGAGTGCGATATGATGTGTAGCAGTGGACAGCGGAAAAAGTTGGTCGTACCCCTGAGCACGGGCATGGTCAACAAGGTCTTTAGGATAATACAGCATGTGGGAATACGCGCTGTCGTCTAGGTCGTACAGCAAGGTCACCAAGGCAGTTTCCAGCGCCCAATAGCCAATAAAAATGGATTTTTGATGGGTATTGTACCAGTAGCAGTCTTTCATGCCCTTGTACCAATCCCGTAAATATTGCGTCAGGCTCTCTTGTCGTTCTGCTTTCGTCGGGCTAATACCATCCCCTTTAATAGCATCGTATAAAGACTGGTATGGTTTGGGAAAAGCCAGATGATCCAAACGCGGCAAACCAATATAACCCAAGCGCGCCAGTAGCATACTCAACAAAGGATCATCATTCCCATCAGGATTCTTTCCGAACATGCGCACTATGGTGTGCAAGGCCTCCGGTTTCCCCGACAAGACAGCAAAGCTCATGGAACGCAGCAAGAAGTGAAAAGCGTCTGGCTCCCAATATAAAAAATTATCATCTGGAAATTGATTTTTATGGCGCTCTAATTCCGCCAGCGCCTCGTGCATAAGGGTTTCGCAAAACGCCAAGTCGTTGCCAGCAGAGTATTCCAAGGTAGCGTATTCGAATTTATCCAGAGTAACACTCCAACTAACGCGAGAACGATGACCCAGCCTATTATTCAAGTTATTTATGATATCATAGCGTTTGGCTATATCTCTTTGAAAAAAAACGTTCTGTTCTTCATACACCTCAAACTTGAGTAACGGATCTCTCTTGTTATTATTAAAGCCTACTTCATCAAGAGTCATAAAATCACCTCGGCGATACTGTTTGCCTTTTCATCTAATTTAGTAATGTTCACCACCTCGCCAGAGCTGTCCACTATCATTAACCAACGTTCATAATCTGAGTCGGCAACATCAGCTGCAATACCTCGATCACCCAATGCAGGCTCCAATCGAGGCTTAATCCATTTATCATTCATTTGTTTACCGTCTTTGGTATTCCCCAATACCGTATCTTTGGCGACCCCATCACTGTCTATGTATTTGCCAGATGCAGTTCGGTATTTGGTTTCGGTAATCACATAAGGCGGCGGTGGGTCGGTATTTTCATAAATTCCGTCAATGCCTCGCCCTCTGGGCTTGTCGGTCATTTTGCGTATTTGTCTATCTTCCGGCAAGAGGTTTTTAAAGCCGTTATTAATCATTAGGTTGTCACTGAGAATTTCGCCATACAAACCTTTTTCTGCATTGGTCATTTTAATGATTTTGGGATCAATGCTTGCCACACTCTCATCTAATTGATGTACGACCTTGCTGTCTGGTAAGGCTTTATAGCCCGTATCCAGTTCGTCGGCTTGAAGTTTGATTTCATCGGCGGATTTTTGCAGCACATCTTGCACCATGCCCACCACAGAATCAATCTTCTCATCAGCGCTTTTTCTCACATCTTGCAGGACTTTATAGGAGTCTTGTAGCCAAGTCTGTACTGAACTTGGGGCTAACTTGCCTATTTTATTCGCCAAGCTTTTATAGGCATCAATGGCTTGATCAAACAGATCGAGCAATTTCTGGGTATTGATACTGCCAGCCAGTTCCTTGAGCTTGACAGAAACCTCTAATAAGACGTCTTTGGGGCCTTGAGTACCTAAGATTTTTTTCACTTTCGGATTGTTCAAGAAAACAAAGATCGGCTTGAGCGCTGGGGTAATGGCTTTCGCCACATCCCCGCTAGCTTTTCTGATATACAAAAAGAGGATTTTCAACACCCCTTTTACCGCCGATCCTAGGGTAGGTATCAGACCTATTAAGGTCAGACAGAGTGCCACCCATGCCCATGTATCGGATTTATCTTTACTGATCTGTCGACAGTTCGCCACCAGGTCTCGACAATCCAGCACCTGATCCACGATGGGAACCATGCCCAATACCGCATTGGCAGCAATCTGCCCCACACTCATATCTGGGTTAAAGTCGCCTTGTAGGGCTTCCCATGTCCATTCCACGGTTGCAAGGGCACTGTCTTTGGCCGATTGCGCTTTTTGTTTTATGTAGTCTTCAGCGGATTGATAAGCCTCTTCAAGGTTATCGTACAGCCATTCAAATACCTCGTTCCCTGACACGCTTATTCTCCTAATAGGTTGTCAAGACGACTGACAACACCGCTAATATCTTCTCTTGGCAAGTCGGCAAAGCTTTGTTCTGACTCGTAATACACCTTAGCCACCCCTTTAGGCACATTCTCAATTTTCGCATAACCATCGCCATCCAAAACCCCTTTGACCTCGCTACCGTCACTCAAAGTGGCGGTATACTGGGTGTTGGCCTGTGGGGTCATGTCCGCATCCAAATAGTGCAATTCAAGAGTATGATTCACGGGGGTGAGTGGTTCCATAGTGGTTGGCTCATAGCTTTCCGCGCCAATATTGACTTCTGGGGCGACCAGAAACACCCCTTCGCTGTTGATGCTCACAAAGCTTTCACCTACTTTTATGGTGAGTTCCGCGTCCGCTTCAATCACGGTCAAATCGCCACTTTGCAGCTGGATCACTTGCGCCACCTCGGTCGCGGCAATGCCGCTAATCTGCTGTTGTAGACTAGCGTGAATGGTTTGGGCTTGATCTAGCTCAATGTGCACACGGCGCTCGCCTGTTACCTGTATGTGCTGGTTGTTCTTCACTTCCGTGAAGCTGTCATTGGCCACCGTTAGGTGATGGTCCTTGCCAATGTCGGTTTGGACATCGTTGAGGACTTGCTGTTTGAGGTCTTTTTGCGCATGC
The window above is part of the Marinomonas sp. THO17 genome. Proteins encoded here:
- a CDS encoding PoNe immunity protein domain-containing protein, encoding MIVDEATFKQNRREPLLKFEVYQKKNNFFQKDRSNSYSIMNNLDNEQSHRSRVSWSLARHKFEYATLEYSVGNDLAFCETLMHEALAELERHKNQFPHKAFFYWEPDAFHFLLRSMSFAVLSGKPEALHTIVRMFGKNPDGNDDPLLSMLLARLGYIGLPRLDHLAFPKPYQSLYDAIKGDGISPTKAERQESLTQYLRNWYKGMKDCYWYNTHQKSIFIGYWALETALVTLLYDLDDSSYSHMLYYPKDLVAHARAQGYDQLFPLSTATHHIALPNDECPVDAVWHCNLSDDQVRLKQGERLPSNRLNEQEEALFWVSE
- a CDS encoding PoNe immunity protein domain-containing protein; translated protein: MTLDEVGFNNNKRDPLLKFEVYEEQNVFFQRDIAKRYDIINNLNNRLGHRSRVSWSVTLDKFEYATLEYSAGNDLAFCETLMHEALAELERHKNQFPDDNFLYWEPDAFHFLLRSMSFAVLSGKPEALHTIVRMFGKNPDGNDDPLLSMLLARLGYIGLPRLDHLAFPKPYQSLYDAIKGDGISPTKAERQESLTQYLRDWYKGMKDCYWYNTHQKSIFIGYWALETALVTLLYDLDDSAYSHMLYYPKDLVDHARAQGYDQLFPLSTATHHIALPNDECPVDAVWHCNLSDDQVRLKQGERLPSNRLNEQEEALFWVSE